The following proteins come from a genomic window of Bubalus kerabau isolate K-KA32 ecotype Philippines breed swamp buffalo chromosome 20, PCC_UOA_SB_1v2, whole genome shotgun sequence:
- the LOC129635195 gene encoding histone H3.3A-like has protein sequence MARTKQTARKSTGGKAPRKQLATKATRKSAPSTGGVNKPHRYRPGTGALREIRRYQKSTELLIRKLPFQRLVREIAQDLKTDLRFQSAAIAALQEAREAYLGGFFEDTNLCAIHAKRVTIMPKDIQLARRIRGERA, from the coding sequence ATGGCTCGTACAAAGCAGACTGCCCGCAAATCGACCGGTGGTAAAGCACCGAGGAAGCAACTCGCTACAAAAGCCACTCGCAAGAGTGCGCCCTCTACTGGAGGGGTGAATAAACCTCATCGTTACAGGCCTGGTACTGGGGCACTCCGTGAAATTAGACGTTATCAGAAGTCCACTGAACTTCTGATTCGCAAACTTCCCTTCCAGCGTCTGGTGCGGGAAATTGCTCAGGACCTCAAAACAGATCTGCGCTTCCAGAGTGCAGCTATTGCTGCTTTGCAGGAGGCAAGGGAGGCCTATCTGGGTGGCTTTTTTGAAGACACCAACCTGTGTGCTATCCATGCCAAACGTGTAACAATTATGCCAAAAGACATCCAGCTAGCACGCCGCATACGTGGAGAACGTGCATAA